In the genome of Magnetospirillum sp., one region contains:
- the mce gene encoding methylmalonyl-CoA epimerase: MIGRLNHVAIVVPDLAAATKTYAGTLGARVSAPVDMPAHGVTTVFVELANTKIELLHPLGEGSPIAKFLADHPSGGMHHVCYEVDDIFAARDRLKAEGARVLGDGNPKIGAHDKPVLFLHPKDFCGTLVELEQA, translated from the coding sequence ATGATCGGACGTTTGAACCATGTCGCCATCGTGGTGCCGGACCTTGCGGCCGCGACCAAGACCTATGCGGGCACGCTGGGGGCCCGCGTGTCGGCGCCCGTCGACATGCCCGCACATGGGGTCACCACCGTGTTCGTCGAGCTTGCCAACACCAAGATCGAGCTTTTGCATCCGCTGGGCGAGGGCTCGCCCATCGCGAAGTTTCTGGCCGACCATCCGTCGGGCGGCATGCACCATGTGTGCTACGAAGTCGATGACATCTTCGCAGCACGCGACCGGTTGAAGGCCGAGGGTGCACGCGTGCTCGGCGACGGCAATCCGAAGATCGGTGCGCACGACAAGCCCGTGCTGTTCCTGCATCCCAAGGATTTTTGCGGCACGCTGGTCGAGCTCGAGCAGGCATGA
- a CDS encoding ribonuclease J, protein MSGDPGLYFLPLGGSGEIGMNLNLYRYRGKWLMVDLGVTFGEGSGSGVDVIMPDPSFIAERREDLLGLVLTHAHEDHLGAVQYLWPLLRCPIYATGFTASFLKRKLLETDFARDVPIHVLEQGAKFRLGDFEIEYIHITHSIPEPNALAIRTPAGTILHTGDWKLDDMPMLGPVTDEAAFRRVGNEGVLALVGDSTNAIKDGTSGSEGSVAVELEKLIAQAPNRVAVACFASNVARVESVARAAKKAGRECALVGRSLWRIYEAARENGYMRDLPPFLTESDAGYVPRERIVMLCTGSQGEPRAALSRIAEDQHPHVVLEDGDWALFSSRTIPGNEKPIGHLQNQLMRLGVKVITDQDAPIHVSGHPCRDELAAMYQWIRPRIAIPVHGEALHMRAHAALARDCQVPYALVPENGQIIRLDAPGGPVVAEHVQAGRWGVDGDRLLPMDGAIVRGRAKLLWNGAVVATVVVDRRGRLMSEPRISAPGLIDPSEPDDLADDLIETVRGAVARCPDKAGDDVLAEAARRAIRKLIHNRRGKKPLAEIHVVRL, encoded by the coding sequence ATGAGCGGCGATCCGGGCCTCTATTTTCTGCCGCTCGGCGGTTCGGGCGAGATCGGGATGAATCTCAATCTCTACCGCTACCGCGGCAAGTGGCTGATGGTCGATCTCGGCGTGACCTTCGGCGAAGGCAGCGGCAGCGGCGTCGACGTGATCATGCCGGACCCGAGCTTCATCGCCGAACGGCGCGAAGATCTGCTGGGCCTCGTGCTCACGCATGCGCACGAGGACCATTTGGGGGCCGTGCAGTATCTGTGGCCGCTGCTGCGCTGCCCGATCTACGCGACGGGATTTACGGCTTCTTTCCTCAAGCGCAAGCTGCTCGAAACCGATTTCGCGCGCGACGTGCCGATCCACGTGCTCGAACAGGGGGCCAAGTTTCGCCTCGGCGATTTCGAAATCGAATACATCCACATCACGCACTCGATCCCGGAGCCCAACGCGCTCGCGATCCGCACGCCGGCCGGCACCATTCTGCATACCGGCGACTGGAAGCTCGACGACATGCCGATGCTCGGGCCCGTGACCGACGAAGCCGCCTTCCGCCGCGTGGGCAACGAAGGCGTTTTGGCTCTCGTCGGCGATTCGACCAACGCGATCAAGGACGGCACGTCCGGCTCAGAAGGCAGCGTTGCCGTCGAACTCGAAAAGCTTATCGCCCAAGCGCCGAACCGTGTGGCGGTGGCGTGTTTTGCGTCCAACGTCGCGCGTGTGGAAAGCGTGGCGCGGGCAGCCAAAAAGGCGGGCCGTGAATGCGCGCTCGTGGGCCGCTCGCTGTGGCGCATCTACGAGGCTGCGCGCGAGAACGGCTATATGCGCGACCTGCCGCCGTTCTTGACCGAGAGCGACGCAGGCTACGTGCCGCGCGAGCGCATTGTGATGCTGTGCACGGGCTCGCAGGGCGAACCGCGCGCTGCACTTTCGCGTATCGCCGAAGACCAGCACCCGCACGTAGTGCTCGAAGACGGCGACTGGGCGCTGTTTTCCTCGCGTACGATTCCGGGCAACGAGAAGCCGATCGGCCATCTGCAGAACCAACTGATGCGCCTCGGCGTCAAAGTCATCACCGACCAGGATGCGCCGATCCACGTGTCGGGCCATCCGTGCCGCGACGAGCTTGCCGCGATGTACCAGTGGATTCGTCCGCGCATCGCGATCCCCGTGCACGGTGAGGCTCTGCACATGCGCGCCCATGCGGCCTTGGCGCGGGACTGCCAGGTGCCTTATGCGCTGGTGCCCGAGAACGGCCAGATCATAAGGCTCGACGCGCCCGGCGGCCCGGTCGTGGCCGAGCATGTGCAGGCCGGGCGCTGGGGCGTGGACGGCGACCGCCTGCTGCCGATGGACGGGGCGATCGTGCGCGGCCGCGCCAAGCTTCTGTGGAACGGTGCGGTCGTTGCGACCGTCGTCGTCGATCGCCGCGGTCGCCTCATGTCCGAGCCGCGCATTTCGGCCCCCGGCTTGATCGACCCGAGCGAACCCGACGATCTCGCCGACGATTTGATCGAGACCGTGCGCGGGGCCGTGGCACGCTGCCCCGACAAAGCCGGCGACGACGTGCTGGCCGAGGCCGCTCGGCGGGCGATCAGGAAATTGATCCACAATCGCCGCGGCAAAAAGCCGCTTGCCGAGATTCACGTGGTTCGGCTCTGA
- a CDS encoding biotin--[acetyl-CoA-carboxylase] ligase — protein MSVVQAALPLLPPAYRLIALESVGSTNDAARALAAEGAEDGTLVWAREQTSGRGRQGRDWTSPPGNLYCSLVLRPDCPTREAAQLAFVAALGVAGMVGSHVPPLVPLRFKWPNDVLLGKGKIGGILIEAEGQGDRLDWMVLGVGVNLASHPDQTRFPATDIRAETDTKVSAEEALIGFSRHFLTWTNRWLEDGFAPIREAWLARAAFKGETIEVRLPNETLTGRFVDLDASGVLLLETPQGIRSVTAGDVHMAGA, from the coding sequence ATGAGCGTAGTGCAAGCGGCCCTGCCGCTGCTGCCGCCGGCCTATCGCCTGATCGCGCTCGAAAGCGTCGGTTCGACCAACGATGCCGCGCGCGCTTTGGCGGCCGAAGGTGCCGAGGACGGCACGCTCGTCTGGGCGCGCGAACAGACCTCGGGCCGTGGCCGCCAGGGCCGCGACTGGACCTCGCCCCCTGGCAATCTTTATTGCTCGCTCGTGCTGCGCCCCGATTGCCCGACGCGCGAAGCAGCCCAGCTTGCGTTCGTTGCGGCCTTGGGCGTGGCTGGCATGGTCGGCAGCCATGTGCCCCCGCTGGTACCCTTGCGCTTCAAGTGGCCGAACGACGTGCTGCTCGGCAAGGGCAAGATCGGCGGCATCTTGATCGAAGCCGAAGGGCAGGGCGACCGGCTCGACTGGATGGTGCTTGGCGTGGGCGTGAATCTCGCTTCGCACCCCGACCAAACGCGATTTCCGGCGACTGACATCCGTGCCGAGACCGATACGAAGGTCTCGGCCGAAGAAGCGCTCATCGGTTTTTCGCGCCATTTCCTCACCTGGACCAATCGCTGGCTCGAAGACGGCTTTGCGCCCATCCGCGAAGCGTGGCTCGCGCGCGCCGCCTTCAAAGGCGAGACGATCGAGGTGCGCTTGCCGAACGAAACCTTGACCGGCCGCTTTGTCGATCTCGACGCGAGCGGCGTGCTCTTGCTCGAAACGCCGCAAGGAATTCGCAGCGTGACGGCGGGCGACGTGCATATGGCGGGAGCGTAG
- a CDS encoding type III pantothenate kinase, with amino-acid sequence MLLVVNSNNTNTVFGAFEGQTKRASWRISTDPKRTADEYAVWLTHLMALEGMALSQIAGVVVSNVVPQAMFNLRDFCRRYAKADPVVVGEPGTRYGIEIKIDRPEEAGADRIANAVGARGRYRMPGVVIDLGTATTFDVLDQDGNYCGGTISPGINLAFEALYMGAAKLPRIEIRRPAKTIGTSTVGAMQSGIFWGYVGLIEGLGRRIEDELGLKPTFIGTGGLISIVAEHTNLIQHVDPDLTLKGLVDIYAMNRNQ; translated from the coding sequence ATGCTGCTGGTCGTGAATTCCAACAATACCAACACCGTGTTCGGCGCTTTCGAGGGCCAGACCAAGCGCGCCTCGTGGCGTATTTCGACCGACCCCAAACGCACGGCCGACGAATACGCGGTGTGGCTCACCCATCTGATGGCGCTTGAGGGCATGGCGCTTTCGCAGATCGCGGGCGTGGTCGTGTCGAACGTCGTGCCGCAGGCTATGTTTAATCTGCGCGATTTCTGCCGCCGCTACGCCAAGGCCGATCCGGTCGTGGTCGGCGAGCCGGGTACCCGCTACGGCATCGAGATCAAGATCGACCGCCCGGAAGAAGCGGGGGCCGACCGCATCGCCAATGCGGTGGGGGCCCGCGGCCGCTACCGCATGCCGGGCGTCGTGATCGATCTCGGCACGGCCACCACGTTCGACGTGCTCGACCAAGACGGGAATTATTGTGGCGGCACAATCAGTCCGGGCATCAATCTCGCCTTCGAAGCGCTTTACATGGGGGCGGCCAAACTGCCCCGCATCGAGATCCGCCGCCCCGCCAAGACGATCGGCACCTCGACCGTGGGCGCCATGCAGTCCGGCATTTTCTGGGGCTATGTCGGCCTCATCGAAGGGCTCGGGCGGCGCATCGAAGACGAGCTCGGCTTGAAGCCGACCTTCATCGGCACCGGCGGCCTCATCTCGATCGTGGCCGAACACACCAATCTCATCCAGCATGTCGATCCGGACCTCACGCTCAAAGGCCTCGTCGATATCTACGCCATGAACCGCAATCAATGA
- a CDS encoding ABC transporter substrate-binding protein — translation MPTAAPNRRFFAAALMGLAVGLGLATAASAQAPTNIRLTLDWAPQPHQTPWFIAADKGYFQREGLNVTIDRGFGSGDAMSKVAAGAYDMGLGDPNLLAQWNTANPNLKLTTVFLYMDRGMHAMVTLRSTGIKSLSDLSGRKIATLNGDIIRPMWNVLARVNNIDSSKIEWLTVQPALRDALLARGGAEAVTAFASTTYFNLLALGQKPEDIVLFPISEHGFELLGNGIIVTADYAQRNPDTIRRFLRATMAGMRDALADVPAAVQAVARRDPTINPQVEADRFRFMIERAIVTPHVKAEGVSVVNADRLAKLNALLTEAFELPAPRPASELYTDAFLPPLAERKLP, via the coding sequence ATGCCGACCGCAGCACCCAACCGCCGCTTTTTCGCCGCAGCCTTGATGGGCCTTGCCGTCGGGCTTGGGCTTGCGACTGCCGCAAGCGCGCAAGCGCCGACCAATATCCGCCTCACGCTCGATTGGGCGCCGCAGCCGCACCAAACGCCGTGGTTCATCGCGGCCGACAAGGGCTATTTCCAGCGCGAGGGCCTCAACGTCACGATCGACCGCGGCTTCGGCTCGGGCGACGCGATGAGCAAAGTCGCGGCCGGTGCCTACGACATGGGCCTCGGCGACCCCAACCTGCTCGCCCAATGGAACACGGCCAATCCGAACCTCAAACTCACGACCGTGTTCCTCTACATGGATCGCGGCATGCACGCGATGGTCACGCTGCGCAGCACCGGCATCAAGTCGCTTTCGGATCTCTCCGGCAGGAAGATCGCAACCCTGAACGGCGACATCATCCGACCGATGTGGAACGTGCTCGCGCGCGTCAACAACATCGACAGCAGCAAGATCGAGTGGCTGACCGTGCAGCCGGCCTTGCGCGATGCGCTGCTTGCACGCGGCGGCGCGGAAGCCGTGACGGCGTTTGCCTCCACGACCTATTTCAATCTGCTGGCGCTGGGTCAGAAACCCGAAGACATCGTGCTGTTCCCAATTAGCGAGCACGGGTTCGAACTGCTCGGCAACGGCATCATCGTCACGGCCGACTACGCCCAGCGCAATCCCGACACGATCCGCCGCTTCCTGCGCGCGACGATGGCGGGCATGCGCGACGCGCTCGCCGACGTGCCGGCGGCCGTCCAAGCCGTCGCCCGCCGCGATCCCACGATCAATCCGCAGGTCGAGGCCGACCGCTTCCGCTTCATGATCGAGCGCGCGATCGTGACCCCGCATGTGAAGGCCGAAGGGGTCAGCGTCGTCAATGCAGATCGCCTTGCCAAGCTCAACGCGTTGCTGACCGAAGCGTTCGAACTGCCCGCACCGCGGCCCGCGTCGGAACTCTACACCGACGCGTTCCTGCCGCCGTTGGCCGAGCGCAAACTGCCGTGA
- a CDS encoding alpha/beta hydrolase gives MTDIDAARPMPVDRGALYRDMDRATLDRAYQNGAAVPDTAAILESWRVRSAAYRRLHPALIDQAWGAHPRQATDFFDCGVAGAPTLLFVHGGYWHYPQHSREAFSALALGLVECGVHVAFTGYRLAPEAKLAEIVGDVATAIAHLTGLRRTVGADPLRLCVAGWSAGGQLAALAQHLPGVSACLAISGIFDLEPMRLCFVNDKLGLTPDDVSALGPIHRLPPPHARLAVSVGANELPELRRQSADYAAACRASGIDCRLRELPGHNHFTILDELGSADGVLAVEVRRLLGFDL, from the coding sequence GTGACCGACATCGACGCCGCACGGCCCATGCCTGTCGATCGTGGCGCCCTCTATCGCGACATGGACCGTGCGACGCTCGACCGCGCCTACCAGAACGGAGCGGCCGTGCCCGACACGGCCGCCATTCTCGAAAGCTGGCGCGTGCGCAGTGCAGCCTATCGCCGCCTGCACCCGGCCCTCATCGACCAGGCGTGGGGTGCCCATCCGCGCCAAGCGACCGACTTTTTCGATTGCGGCGTTGCGGGTGCGCCGACCTTGCTGTTCGTGCATGGCGGCTATTGGCACTATCCGCAGCATTCCCGCGAAGCTTTTTCGGCACTTGCGCTCGGCCTCGTCGAATGCGGCGTGCACGTGGCGTTCACGGGCTATCGCCTTGCCCCCGAAGCCAAGCTTGCCGAAATTGTCGGCGACGTCGCGACCGCGATTGCCCACCTCACCGGCTTGCGCCGCACTGTCGGTGCGGATCCGCTGCGCCTCTGCGTTGCAGGCTGGTCGGCGGGCGGGCAACTGGCAGCCCTTGCCCAGCACCTGCCCGGCGTATCGGCTTGCCTTGCAATCAGCGGCATTTTCGATCTCGAGCCGATGCGGCTTTGCTTCGTAAACGACAAGCTCGGCCTCACGCCCGACGACGTTTCCGCGCTTGGCCCGATCCATCGCCTGCCGCCGCCGCACGCACGGCTTGCCGTGAGCGTGGGCGCCAACGAATTGCCCGAACTGCGCCGCCAATCGGCGGACTACGCCGCCGCGTGCCGTGCCTCGGGCATCGATTGCCGCTTGCGGGAACTGCCAGGCCACAACCATTTTACGATCCTCGACGAACTCGGATCGGCCGACGGCGTCTTGGCGGTGGAAGTGCGCCGCCTGCTCGGCTTCGATTTGTAG
- a CDS encoding cytosine deaminase: MAKHGDIAIPTSGDYVLRRARVPSCFFREPVPGLVADGEGSFMVDLKIAGGKFAAIVPTGTVDFGGVASVDVEGRQVWATLIDMHTHLDKGQVIPRAMPDGTLDGGMTGTFEDRKRWTHADMRTRMEFGLRCAYAHGVSAIRTHLDSVDDKVGLSYEVFSELRAAWAGRVELQAVGLSPLTFFRKDWGREQADRVASLKGILGGTTDAIGHFDGAANHELADLLDLFFEIAGTRNLDVDLHADQSDNPAAYSLPLIAESVLRTGYKGRVVASHCVNLALQPDDVIARTIELCAKAKIMFVTLPTPMMYLQDRKPGRTPRWRGVTAAQELLAAGIPVAIGGDNCRDAWFPFGDHDMVDTVQQSVRVFQLDAPVAQAVAMAGPIPSAIVDEPRVGWIEVGAAARLILFKARTLNELMCRAQADRIVLNNGRRVTDGVPEYSELDAIM; the protein is encoded by the coding sequence ATGGCAAAACACGGCGATATCGCGATTCCGACCAGCGGCGACTATGTTTTGCGCCGTGCGCGCGTGCCGAGCTGTTTTTTCCGCGAGCCCGTACCGGGGCTGGTTGCCGACGGCGAGGGCAGCTTTATGGTCGATCTCAAAATCGCGGGCGGAAAGTTTGCGGCGATCGTCCCGACGGGCACAGTCGATTTCGGGGGGGTGGCGTCGGTCGATGTCGAGGGGCGCCAAGTGTGGGCGACCCTCATCGACATGCACACGCATCTCGACAAGGGCCAGGTCATTCCGCGTGCGATGCCTGACGGCACGCTCGACGGCGGCATGACCGGCACCTTCGAAGACCGCAAGCGCTGGACGCATGCCGACATGCGCACGCGCATGGAATTCGGCCTGCGGTGCGCTTACGCGCACGGCGTGTCGGCGATTCGCACGCATCTCGATTCGGTCGACGACAAAGTCGGCCTTAGCTACGAAGTGTTTTCCGAACTTCGTGCGGCGTGGGCGGGGCGCGTCGAATTGCAGGCCGTCGGCTTGTCGCCGCTGACGTTTTTCCGCAAAGACTGGGGCCGCGAACAGGCCGACCGCGTTGCTTCCCTCAAAGGCATACTCGGCGGCACCACCGACGCGATCGGCCATTTCGACGGTGCTGCCAACCACGAGCTCGCCGATCTGCTCGATCTGTTTTTCGAGATCGCGGGCACGCGCAATCTCGACGTCGATCTGCATGCCGACCAGTCGGACAATCCGGCCGCCTATTCGCTGCCGCTGATCGCGGAATCGGTATTGCGCACCGGCTACAAGGGCCGCGTGGTGGCAAGCCACTGCGTCAATCTCGCACTCCAGCCCGACGACGTGATCGCGCGCACGATCGAACTGTGCGCCAAGGCCAAGATTATGTTCGTCACGTTGCCCACGCCGATGATGTATCTGCAGGACCGCAAACCCGGCCGTACGCCGCGCTGGCGCGGCGTTACGGCAGCGCAAGAGCTGCTGGCGGCCGGAATTCCGGTTGCAATCGGCGGCGACAATTGCCGCGATGCATGGTTCCCGTTCGGCGACCACGATATGGTCGACACGGTCCAGCAGTCGGTGCGCGTGTTCCAGCTCGACGCGCCCGTGGCCCAGGCCGTGGCGATGGCGGGGCCCATCCCGTCGGCGATCGTGGACGAGCCGCGTGTCGGCTGGATCGAGGTGGGGGCCGCCGCGCGTCTGATCCTGTTCAAGGCGCGCACGCTCAACGAGCTTATGTGCCGTGCGCAAGCCGACCGCATCGTGCTGAACAACGGTCGCCGCGTGACCGACGGGGTACCCGAGTATTCGGAGCTCGACGCGATCATGTGA
- a CDS encoding cysteine hydrolase family protein encodes MHSNAALILIDMQRGMLPENTGPRNNPQAEDNMERLLAHWRSQHRPVVHVRHMSRTSGSPFWPGAPNCDFQPRFAPLASEHRMEKNVADAFANSGLERWLRLRDISDLVVVGVSTNNSVEATVRAASCLGFGVTLPDDACYTYDKTDYRGAVRPAAEWHLMALSNLQGEYATIRSTGEILA; translated from the coding sequence ATGCATAGCAACGCCGCTTTGATCCTGATCGACATGCAGCGCGGCATGCTGCCCGAAAACACGGGGCCGCGAAACAACCCGCAGGCCGAAGACAATATGGAACGGCTGCTGGCGCATTGGCGCAGCCAGCACCGGCCCGTCGTGCATGTGCGGCATATGTCGCGCACGTCCGGCAGTCCTTTTTGGCCTGGTGCGCCGAACTGCGATTTCCAGCCGCGTTTTGCGCCCCTCGCGTCCGAACACCGGATGGAGAAGAATGTCGCCGACGCCTTTGCCAATAGTGGGCTGGAGCGCTGGCTGCGCCTGCGCGACATAAGCGATCTGGTCGTCGTCGGCGTCAGCACCAACAATTCCGTGGAGGCAACTGTGCGGGCCGCGAGTTGCCTCGGCTTCGGCGTGACGTTGCCTGACGACGCCTGCTACACCTACGACAAGACGGACTATCGAGGGGCAGTTCGCCCGGCCGCCGAGTGGCACCTCATGGCGCTGTCGAACCTGCAGGGCGAATACGCAACGATACGATCGACCGGCGAGATTTTGGCCTAG
- a CDS encoding methyl-accepting chemotaxis protein yields MGAKSVASRIMLLFAAAACGIVAFSVVQIWGAAARYKASVAAQQLTQTDQALFETLTFVRNSRGRIQTLLQTQDQPQTAIADIRAQNDRLIANSLALFSALNVQDQKRHSDALAAASAAAAREVGALDREMAKPRNQRVLANLKVWDDEVLKLTEAIDAASNAVSVDVRLTDGFFAEAVQIRKVAWNIRSNFGLQCSFLRPIVAAGGALNDAQKQRLGELRGISNNGFEMLDEIYARKDIPQAVVALTKIAKDEVARAFSLMDPVVAKLTGGGQAVVPAQDWTAMCNDPFEEIVAIGFKALELATLRAQDAETAARNDLIAQSGVLLAALALAGIAFWTIRSRLVRPIAMLMPAIGRLSERDYRTAVPAWRHADEFGRMTAALETLRQSAAKAEELADAQEAARQSQLARAQALDALCAGLSAEAAEILKKLGGSADGLKDTADTMRMIAAASSKNAGVVAAAASDATNNVQSVAAATEQLTASIREISARVQSSAKDARSAVDQAQETARIVDDLSTGAQQIGDVVKLISDIAGQTNLLALNATIEAARAGDAGKGFAVVASEVKNLASQTGRATEEITRKVADIQASTRKTVDAIAEITAAIRNIDGSSTAIAAAIEEQGGATQEIARSVQHAAIGTQQVTDNVGEVAKSSQQTETAADEVIDAVSGLTADSGKLRGVVEGFLDKIKAA; encoded by the coding sequence ATGGGTGCCAAGTCCGTCGCCAGTCGCATCATGTTGCTCTTTGCAGCTGCTGCTTGCGGTATCGTCGCGTTCAGCGTCGTGCAGATCTGGGGGGCCGCCGCGCGCTACAAGGCGAGCGTCGCCGCCCAGCAGCTGACGCAGACCGACCAGGCGCTGTTCGAGACCTTGACCTTTGTGCGCAACAGCCGCGGGCGCATCCAGACTCTGCTGCAGACGCAAGATCAGCCGCAAACCGCGATCGCCGATATCCGCGCGCAGAACGACAGGCTGATCGCCAATTCGCTGGCGCTGTTTTCCGCCCTGAACGTCCAAGACCAAAAGCGCCATAGCGATGCGCTGGCCGCCGCTTCGGCCGCTGCCGCGCGCGAAGTGGGCGCCCTCGACCGCGAAATGGCCAAGCCGCGCAATCAGCGCGTGCTCGCCAATCTCAAGGTATGGGACGACGAGGTGCTGAAACTGACCGAGGCGATCGACGCTGCGTCGAACGCGGTTTCGGTCGATGTGCGGCTCACCGACGGGTTCTTTGCCGAGGCCGTCCAGATTCGCAAGGTCGCCTGGAACATCCGCTCCAATTTCGGCCTGCAATGCTCGTTCCTGCGCCCGATCGTGGCGGCGGGCGGGGCTTTGAACGACGCGCAGAAGCAGCGCCTGGGCGAATTGCGCGGCATTTCGAACAACGGTTTCGAAATGCTCGACGAAATCTACGCGCGCAAGGACATTCCGCAGGCGGTCGTCGCACTCACCAAAATCGCCAAGGACGAAGTTGCGCGCGCCTTTTCGCTGATGGACCCCGTGGTGGCCAAGCTCACCGGCGGCGGGCAGGCGGTGGTGCCGGCGCAGGATTGGACGGCGATGTGCAACGACCCGTTCGAAGAGATCGTCGCGATCGGTTTCAAAGCGCTCGAACTTGCCACCTTGCGCGCGCAGGACGCCGAGACGGCGGCGCGCAACGATCTCATCGCGCAGTCGGGCGTGTTGCTGGCAGCCCTCGCGCTAGCGGGCATCGCGTTCTGGACGATCCGCAGCCGCCTCGTGCGGCCCATCGCCATGCTGATGCCCGCAATCGGACGCCTGTCGGAGCGCGACTATCGCACGGCCGTTCCAGCCTGGCGCCATGCCGACGAATTCGGACGCATGACGGCGGCACTCGAAACGCTGCGCCAAAGTGCGGCAAAGGCCGAAGAGCTTGCCGACGCGCAGGAAGCCGCGCGCCAATCGCAGCTTGCGCGCGCGCAAGCGCTCGATGCGCTGTGCGCCGGCCTCAGCGCCGAAGCGGCCGAAATCCTAAAGAAGCTCGGCGGCTCGGCCGACGGCCTCAAAGACACCGCCGACACGATGCGCATGATCGCAGCGGCATCGAGCAAAAACGCCGGCGTGGTTGCCGCCGCAGCCTCCGACGCCACCAACAACGTGCAGTCGGTTGCGGCCGCGACCGAGCAGCTGACCGCGTCGATCCGCGAAATTTCCGCGCGCGTGCAGTCGAGTGCGAAAGACGCGCGCTCGGCCGTCGATCAGGCGCAGGAAACCGCGCGCATTGTCGACGATCTTTCGACGGGGGCCCAGCAGATCGGCGACGTCGTGAAGCTGATCTCCGACATTGCAGGCCAGACCAATCTCCTGGCTCTCAATGCCACGATCGAGGCGGCCCGTGCGGGCGATGCGGGCAAGGGTTTTGCCGTGGTGGCCTCCGAGGTCAAAAACCTCGCCTCGCAGACCGGGCGTGCGACCGAAGAGATCACGCGCAAAGTGGCCGACATCCAGGCATCGACACGCAAGACGGTCGACGCGATCGCCGAGATCACGGCCGCGATCCGCAACATCGACGGCAGTTCGACCGCGATCGCGGCCGCCATCGAAGAGCAGGGCGGGGCCACGCAGGAAATCGCACGCAGCGTCCAGCACGCGGCCATCGGCACGCAGCAAGTCACCGACAATGTCGGGGAGGTCGCCAAATCGAGCCAGCAGACCGAAACGGCGGCCGACGAGGTGATCGATGCTGTGTCGGGCCTCACGGCGGATTCGGGCAAGCTGCGCGGCGTGGTCGAAGGCTTCCTCGACAAGATCAAGGCCGCGTAA